In a single window of the Papaver somniferum cultivar HN1 chromosome 8, ASM357369v1, whole genome shotgun sequence genome:
- the LOC113303335 gene encoding probable acyl-activating enzyme 6 — MELLKPSPANSSPITPLGFLERSATVYGDSTSIIYNNKTYTWNQTNSRCLQLASSLKSITGVQRGDVISVLAPNFPAMYELHFAVPMSGAILDNINTRLDARTISVILCHSESKLVFVDILSHSVILEAFSLFPSEIKPPMLILITDDDEKDENISSSVDLDLTYEGLLKKGDPDFKWVRPESEWDPMVLNYTSGTTSAPKGVVHSHRGLFIMTVDSLIDWSVPKQPVFLWTLAMFHANGWCYPWGMAAVGGTNICLRKFDAKSVYSLIRQHNVTHMCGAPVVLNMLANEPGKEPLPNPVQILTAGAPPPAPVLFRTESLGFVVSHGYGLTETAGLVVSCAWKSKWNKLPATERARLKARQGVRTTGMAAIDVLDPESGLRVKQDGLSLGEIVLRGGSILLGYFKDPIGTSKSLREDGWFYTGDVGVMHPDGYLEIKDRSKDVIVSGGENLSSVEVESILYSHPAVNEAAVVARPDEFWGETPCAFVSLKPGSDRPSQKEIMEFCRAKMPHYMVPKTVVFEESLPKTATGKIQKYVLRDKAKAMGSARVASRI, encoded by the coding sequence ATGGAGTTACTGAAACCAAGTCCAGCAAATTCATCACCAATAACCCCACTAGGATTTCTAGAGAGATCAGCAACAGTAtatggtgattctacatcaatcATCTACAACAACAAAACTTACACATGGAATCAAACAAACAGTAGATGCCTTCAACTTGCGTCATCTTTGAAATCAATCACGGGTGTTCAACGGGGAGATGTTATTTCAGTTTTAGCACCAAATTTTCCTGCCATGTATGAGCTTCATTTTGCTGTGCCAATGAGTGGGGCTATATTGGACAACATCAATACACGTCTTGATGCACGTACTATTTCGGTAATCCTTTGTCACAGCGAATCCAAACTTGTATTTGTTGATATTTTGTCTCACTCAGTAATTCTAGAAgctttttctttgtttccatCTGAAATTAAACCTCCTATGCTCATCCTTATCACGGATGATGATGAAAAAGATGAGAATATATCATCATCCGTTGATCTTGATCTTACTTATGAGGGTTTATTAAAGAAAGGTGATCCAGATTTTAAGTGGGTTCGACCGGAAAGTGAGTGGGATCCGATGGTGTTGAACTATACTTCAGGGACAACATCAGCTCCGAAAGGTGTAGTTCATTCACATCGTGGTCTTTTCATTATGACCGTTGATTCTTTAATCGATTGGTCTGTACCGAAACAACCTGTATTTTTGTGGACTCTAGCAATGTTCCATGCGAATGGATGGTGTTACCCATGGGGTATGGCTGCAGTTGGTGGTACAAATATTTGCCTGCGTAAATTTGATGCTAAGTCAGTTTATAGCTTGATTCGTCAGCATAATGTAACTCATATGTGTGGTGCACCAGTTGTGCTCAACATGTTAGCAAATGAGCCGGGTAAAGAACCACTACCGAACCCTGTTCAAATTCTAACAGCTGGGGCACCGCCACCTGCGCCCGTTCTCTTTCGAACCGAATCGTTGGGGTTCGTAGTCAGTCACGGTTACGGGTTAACTGAAACTGCAGGGCTTGTGGTGTCTTGTGCATGGAAATCTAAGTGGAACAAGTTACCAGCAACAGAAAGGGCTAGGCTGAAAGCAAGACAAGGAGTGAGAACAACTGGAATGGCTGCAATTGATGTGTTGGATCCGGAGTCGGGTTTACGTGTAAAACAGGATGGATTATCCCTGGGTGAGATTGTTTTGCGAGGTGGGTCGATTTTGTTGGGTTATTTCAAGGATCCGATAGGTACTAGTAAGAGTTTGAGAGAAGATGGTTGGTTTTACACTGGTGATGTGGGTGTAATGCATCCTGATGGTTACTTGGAGATAAAAGACAGGTCAAAAGATGTGATTGTAAGTGGTGGGGAGAATTTGAGTAGTGTGGAGGTTGAATCTATTTTATATTCGCACCCAGCTGTGAATGAAGCTGCCGTGGTAGCTCGGCCAGATGAGTTTTGGGGCGAAACACCTTGTGCTTTTGTGAGTTTGAAACCGGGGTCGGATCGGCCATCGCAAAAGGAAATTATGGAATTTTGTAGAGCAAAAATGCCTCACTATATGGTGCCTAAAACTGTTGTATTTGAAGAATCTCTTCCTAAAACAGCTACAGGAAAAATTCAGAAATATGTGCTTAGGGATAAAGCCAAAGCCATGGGTTCAGCTAGAGTAGCGAGTCGAATTTAA
- the LOC113303336 gene encoding glutamine synthetase cytosolic isozyme-like, translated as MAGALINDLINLDLTPVTDSIIAEYIWIGGSGTDMRSKARTLRGPITDPKQLPRWNYDGSSTGQAPGEDSEVILYPQAIFKDPFRRGNNILVICDAYTPAGEPIPTNKRYSAAQIFSHPEVEKEVPWYGLEQEYTLLQKDINWPLGWPVGGFPGPQGPYYCSTGADKAFGREVVDAHYKACLYAGINISGINGEVMPGQWEFQVGPSVGISAGDELWAARYILERITELAGVVLSLDPKPIKGDWNGAGCHTNYSTATMREEGGYEVIKAAIEKLGLRHKEHIAAYGEGNERRLTGHHETADMNTFSWGVANRGCSVRVGRDTEKDGKGYFEDRRPASNMDPYVVTSMVAETTILWKP; from the exons ATGGCTGGTGCTCTCATCAATGATCTCATCAACTTGGACCTCACTCCTGTCACCGATAGCATAATTGCTGAATACATATG GATTGGTGGTTCAGGCACTGATATGAGAAGCAAAGCAAGA ACTCTACGGGGACCAATTACTGATCCAAAACAGCTTCCAAGATGGAATTACGACGGTTCTAGCACCGGTCAAGCTCCCGGAGAAGACAGTGAAGTCATCCTATA TCCTCAAGCTATATTCAAGGATCCATTCAGAAGAGGAAACAACATTCTG GTTATCTGTGATGCTTATACTCCAGCTGGCGAACCTATTCCAACCAACAAGCGATACAGTGCCGCTCAGATTTTCAGTCATCCTGAGGTGGAAAAAGAAGTTCCATG GTATGGGCTTGAGCAGGAATACACTCTCCTACAAAAGGACATCAACTGGCCACTTGGTTGGCCAGTAGGAGGTTTCCCTGGTCCACAG GGACCATACTATTGCAGTACTGGAGCTGATAAGGCATTTGGTAGAGAGGTAGTTGATGCTCATTACAAAGCATGTCTTTATGCCGGTATTAACATCAGTGGTATCAATGGTGAAGTTATGCCTGGACAGTGGGAGTTCCAAGTTGGTCCATCTGTTGGCATTTCTGCTGGTGATGAGCTATGGGCAGCTCGTTACATTCTTGAG AGGATTACTGAACTTGCTGGGGTTGTTCTTTCACTTGACCCTAAGCCAATTAAG GGCGACTGGAACGGTGCCGGTTGTCACACAAACTACAG CACTGCCACCATGAGAGAAGAAGGTGGTTATGAGGTGATCAAGGCTGCGATTGAGAAACTCGGTTTAAGACACAAGGAGCATATTGCTGCCTACGGGGAAGGCAATGAAAGAAGGTTGACCGGTCACCACGAAACTGCCGATATGAATACCTTTTCATGG GGTGTGGCAAACAGGGGTTGCTCTGTCCGTGTCGGACGTGACACTGAAAAAGATGGCAAAG GTTACTTCGAAGACAGGAGGCCAGCCTCGAACATGGACCCATATGTGGTGACTTCCATGGTTGCCGAAACTACCATCCTATGGAAGCCatag